GCCTGTCGCTGGCTTATGACGTCAACCGCAATGGCCGCTGGGAAACGGGGGAGCAGTCGGAGCCGGAGTTTTTCAGCTATCGCCTGCGCGAGGGCGCGCTGGAGGTGCAAACGGGCGGCCCGCGTTGTCAGGGAAATCGCTGGGAGAAATTGCTGGATCCCGGCGAGGTGACCATCGCCCGTTTTGAGGTCGCGAGGGAGACGTCCGGCGCGCAACCGCGCTATCGGGTATCGCTGGAAGGGTACTGGACCGCGCGTCCGACACGACGGTGGCAGGTCAATAGCCTGGTGACAGGGAGGAATTATGCAGGGTAGACGACAGCAGGGCAGCATACTGGTGATAGTGATGTTGGTGATGATGATTGGCTTGTTAATGTTGGGTGGATTGCAACGTCAGTTGGATATCCAGTTGCAGCAGGGAATTGACGAACAGCGCTTCTGGCAGGCATTCAATCAGGGTCTGTCGTCGCTG
The DNA window shown above is from Dickeya dadantii NCPPB 898 and carries:
- a CDS encoding prepilin peptidase-dependent protein yields the protein MLSKLTGRRAGGFTLPEVMLAMGMSSLIMLAVAQLLPLLQAQTQDSASLIRLEQLLSQTLFGIEKDLRRAGFCAGRCQGTALTLEASATKQVSCLSLAYDVNRNGRWETGEQSEPEFFSYRLREGALEVQTGGPRCQGNRWEKLLDPGEVTIARFEVARETSGAQPRYRVSLEGYWTARPTRRWQVNSLVTGRNYAG